A portion of the Drosophila innubila isolate TH190305 chromosome 3L unlocalized genomic scaffold, UK_Dinn_1.0 0_D_3L, whole genome shotgun sequence genome contains these proteins:
- the LOC117788314 gene encoding pupal cuticle protein Edg-91 isoform X2, with translation MFNMRSVILLLACALFCLLLSETEAAPRPQEEPTADLEAGVEAEEKDLQGAASIGYGYYSSPYLGGYYGGGYGGYWPHYSGSYYGLGYPYYGGYYGHHHHHGHYGHYF, from the exons ATGTTCAACATGCGCTCAGTCATCCTGCTGCTGGCCTGTGCCTTGTTCTGCCTGCTGCTAAGTGAAACGGAGGCGGCGCCACGCCCACAGGAGGAACCCACTGCCGACTTGGAGGCAGGCGTTGAGGCTGAAGAGAAGGATCTACAAGGAGCTGCTTCCATTGGCTATGGATACTACTCGTCACCCTACCTAGGAGGCTATTATGGCGGTGGTTATGGTGGTTACTGGCCCCACTACAGTGGCAGTTACTATGGTCTCG GCTATCCCTACTATGGTGGCTACTATGgacaccatcatcatcatggaCACTACGGACACTACTTCTAA
- the LOC117788314 gene encoding pupal cuticle protein Edg-91 isoform X1, whose translation MFNMRSVILLLACALFCLLLSETEAAPRPQEEPTADLEAGVEAEEKDLQGAASIGYGYYSSPYLGGYYGGGYGGYWPHYSGSYYGLGELGYPYYGGYYGHHHHHGHYGHYF comes from the exons ATGTTCAACATGCGCTCAGTCATCCTGCTGCTGGCCTGTGCCTTGTTCTGCCTGCTGCTAAGTGAAACGGAGGCGGCGCCACGCCCACAGGAGGAACCCACTGCCGACTTGGAGGCAGGCGTTGAGGCTGAAGAGAAGGATCTACAAGGAGCTGCTTCCATTGGCTATGGATACTACTCGTCACCCTACCTAGGAGGCTATTATGGCGGTGGTTATGGTGGTTACTGGCCCCACTACAGTGGCAGTTACTATGGTCTCGGTGAGTTGG GCTATCCCTACTATGGTGGCTACTATGgacaccatcatcatcatggaCACTACGGACACTACTTCTAA